The DNA region GACGACGCGAGGTCGCTCAGCGCAGTTCGACACCGGTGTCGGTGGCGGCCTGGAGGAACACTCCGCCGTCGAGCGCCGCGGCGATCCGTTCGATGTCATCGGCCATGTACCGGTCGCCCTCAAGCGTCGGTACCAACGACCGCACAAGGTCGTAGGTCACCTTGGCGGTCGGGCTGAGTTCTTCGCGGCGTCCGGCCACGTCGACGGCCTGCGCCGCGGCGAGGACTTCCAACCCCAGAATCGTGCGGTTGTTCTGCAGAACCCGGCGCGCGTTGCGGGCGGCGATCAGACCCATGCTGACCACGTCCTGGTTGTCTCCGTTGGAGGGCACGCTCTGGATGCTGGCCGGCCCGATCGTGCGGTTCTCGGCCACCAGGGCCGTCGCTGGGTACTGCGCCCCGGCGAACCCGCTGTTGAGGCCAGGACCCCCGGCGACCAGGAACTCCGGCAGACCGTCGCTGAGATGGCGGTTCAGCAACCGGTTGAGACGCCGCTCGGACAGCACCCCGAGCTGGGTCAGGGCGATCGTCACGTAGTCCATCACGAACGCGACCGGCTGACCGTGGAAGTTCGCGCCGTGGAAGATCTCCTTGCCCTCGAAGAACAACGGGTTGTCGTTGGCCGAGTTCAGTTCGATCTCCAAGGTCGACGCCGCGTGGTACAGCGTGTCGCGCACAGCGCCGACAATCTGCGGTATCGCGCGCATCGAGTATGCCTTCTGCATGTACACCTCGGTCCGCGTCACCCCGTCGGACGATTCGAGGTCACCGTGCTCGCGTGCCTGCCGACGCAGGTCGGCGTGGTCGAGCAGCAGCCCGCTGCCCCGCATCAGCGCGCGCAGGTTGGCCGCCGTGTCGATCTGCCCCCGGTGCGGCCGGGCGATCTCGTGGCCCTCAGGCAGGAACGGGCTAGCCGAAGCCCGCAGGGTCTCCAGCACCAGCGCGGTGACGATCTCGGCCTGCCGCACCTGGTCGAACGCGCGGCTGACGACGAGGGAGCCGAGGCCCGTCATCGCCGACGTGCCGTTGATGAGCGCGAGCCCTTCCTTGAACCGCAACTGCAGCGGCTCG from Solwaraspora sp. WMMD791 includes:
- the cmdF gene encoding tyrosine 2,3-aminomutase, whose product is MSLVEVGTSVPVDGECLSIADLRRIAENRAACRIPAEALARAEHSRSLFEQIAREGTPIYGVTTGYGEMVYMLIGTAKEVELQTNLVRSHCAGVGPIFAEDEARAMVAARLNAFAKGHSAVRPVVLQRLAEYLNRNITPAVPEIGSLGASGDLAPLSHIAATLIGEGYVLSDGRPVPTGPVLRRQGIEPLQLRFKEGLALINGTSAMTGLGSLVVSRAFDQVRQAEIVTALVLETLRASASPFLPEGHEIARPHRGQIDTAANLRALMRGSGLLLDHADLRRQAREHGDLESSDGVTRTEVYMQKAYSMRAIPQIVGAVRDTLYHAASTLEIELNSANDNPLFFEGKEIFHGANFHGQPVAFVMDYVTIALTQLGVLSERRLNRLLNRHLSDGLPEFLVAGGPGLNSGFAGAQYPATALVAENRTIGPASIQSVPSNGDNQDVVSMGLIAARNARRVLQNNRTILGLEVLAAAQAVDVAGRREELSPTAKVTYDLVRSLVPTLEGDRYMADDIERIAAALDGGVFLQAATDTGVELR